In Gammaproteobacteria bacterium, a single window of DNA contains:
- the serC gene encoding 3-phosphoserine/phosphohydroxythreonine transaminase, which yields MSRVFNFCAGPAALPESVLERARDELLDWHGRGLSVMEMSHRSREMVGIAEQAEADFRELIGIGDDYAVLFLQGGATAQFAAVPLNLLGACTSADYVNTGQWSIKAIAEAQKFCKVNVAASSEAERFMSVPAEQSWQRSADAAYLHYTPNETIGGVEYGWVPEAGKVPLVADMSSTILSRPLDVTRFGVIYAGAQKNIGPAGLVLVIVRRDLLGHADPRTPAVLDWTLQAKNASMYNTPPTFSIYLAGLVFQWLKARGGLVAVGEENRRKAQTLYSYIDGSGFYANPVDPAARSWMNIPFTLADSALEKPFLAQANERGLLNLEGHRSVGGMRASIYNAVGMDAVEALVGFMKDFAAQKG from the coding sequence ATGAGCAGGGTGTTCAATTTCTGCGCGGGACCGGCCGCGCTGCCAGAGTCAGTTCTCGAGCGCGCACGCGATGAGCTTCTCGACTGGCACGGACGCGGACTTTCAGTGATGGAAATGAGCCATCGCAGCCGCGAGATGGTCGGCATAGCCGAACAGGCCGAAGCGGATTTTCGCGAGCTGATCGGCATCGGCGACGATTATGCGGTGCTGTTTCTGCAAGGTGGTGCCACAGCGCAGTTCGCCGCGGTGCCACTCAACCTGCTGGGTGCGTGCACCTCGGCCGATTATGTGAACACCGGGCAATGGTCGATAAAGGCGATCGCCGAAGCGCAGAAATTCTGCAAGGTCAATGTGGCGGCGAGTTCCGAAGCCGAGCGCTTCATGAGCGTTCCCGCCGAGCAGTCGTGGCAGCGCTCGGCCGACGCCGCGTATCTCCATTACACCCCGAACGAAACCATCGGCGGCGTGGAATACGGCTGGGTTCCCGAGGCCGGCAAGGTGCCGCTGGTGGCCGATATGTCCTCGACGATCCTGTCGCGCCCGCTCGACGTCACGCGCTTCGGTGTGATCTATGCCGGCGCCCAGAAAAACATCGGGCCGGCGGGGCTGGTGCTGGTCATCGTGCGCCGCGACCTGCTGGGGCATGCCGATCCGCGCACGCCCGCCGTGCTCGACTGGACATTGCAGGCCAAGAACGCCTCCATGTACAACACGCCGCCGACTTTCTCGATCTATCTCGCCGGACTGGTCTTTCAATGGCTGAAAGCGCGTGGCGGACTTGTTGCCGTCGGCGAGGAGAACCGGCGCAAGGCGCAGACCTTGTACAGCTATATCGATGGCAGCGGTTTCTACGCGAACCCGGTCGATCCGGCGGCCCGGTCATGGATGAACATCCCGTTCACGCTGGCGGATTCCGCGCTCGAGAAGCCGTTCCTGGCGCAGGCGAATGAGCGCGGCCTGCTCAATCTCGAAGGACATCGCTCGGTAGGTGGCATGCGTGCCAGCATCTACAACGCGGTCGGCATGGACGCGGTGGAGGCGCTGGTCGGTTTCATGAAGGACTTTGCGGCGCAGAAGGGCTGA
- the pheA gene encoding prephenate dehydratase, which produces MSESTPASADLERIRGEIDRIDRQLQELLNRRAECAQQVAEVKKAELSGAGPQPDGSGAAFYRPEREAQVLRRVMQRNSGPLPAAEVAHIFREIMSACLALEKPMTIAFLGPEGTFTQAAAIKHFGHAVQSRPLATIGAVFDAVESGEADYGVVPVENSTEGMVTHTLDSFIKSSLKICGEVELPIRLHLLGAPDCRVEKLRRICAHQQALAQSRNWLEKNWPDIEQQPTSSNGEAARLAAADVSVAAVAGDMACDTYGLVRLASNIQDYAANTTRFLVVGREQVRPSGSDKTSIIVSTRNKPGALFRLLEPFQREQLMLTRIDTRPSRSETWTYLFFMEFEGHQEDPKVAAVLRELEEQTVMMKILGSYPQAVI; this is translated from the coding sequence GTGTCAGAGAGTACGCCGGCAAGCGCCGACCTGGAGCGGATCCGCGGCGAGATCGACCGCATCGATCGGCAGTTGCAGGAACTGCTCAATCGCCGTGCCGAGTGCGCGCAGCAGGTCGCCGAGGTAAAGAAAGCCGAATTGTCCGGTGCGGGACCGCAGCCCGACGGGTCGGGCGCGGCATTCTATCGCCCGGAACGCGAAGCGCAGGTTCTGCGGCGCGTGATGCAGCGCAACAGCGGGCCATTGCCGGCGGCGGAAGTCGCGCATATTTTTCGCGAGATCATGTCGGCCTGCCTGGCACTCGAAAAGCCCATGACGATTGCCTTTCTCGGGCCGGAGGGAACCTTCACCCAGGCCGCCGCGATCAAGCATTTCGGGCACGCGGTGCAGAGCCGCCCGCTGGCGACGATCGGCGCGGTGTTCGACGCGGTGGAGTCCGGAGAGGCGGACTACGGCGTCGTGCCGGTGGAAAATTCCACCGAAGGTATGGTCACGCACACCCTGGACAGCTTCATAAAGTCCTCGCTGAAGATTTGTGGCGAGGTCGAACTGCCGATCCGCCTGCACCTGCTGGGAGCGCCCGATTGCCGCGTGGAGAAGCTGAGACGTATCTGTGCACACCAGCAGGCGCTGGCACAAAGCCGCAATTGGCTGGAGAAAAACTGGCCGGACATCGAGCAGCAGCCCACCTCCAGCAATGGCGAGGCGGCGCGCCTGGCCGCGGCAGATGTCTCGGTGGCGGCGGTGGCGGGCGATATGGCCTGTGATACCTACGGATTGGTCCGGCTCGCCTCCAATATCCAGGATTATGCCGCCAATACCACTCGCTTTCTGGTCGTGGGACGCGAGCAGGTGCGCCCGAGCGGCAGCGACAAGACATCGATCATCGTCTCCACCCGCAACAAGCCGGGGGCTTTGTTCCGCCTGCTCGAGCCGTTCCAGCGCGAGCAACTGATGCTGACGCGGATCGATACGCGGCCCTCGCGTTCGGAGACCTGGACATATCTGTTCTTCATGGAATTCGAAGGTCACCAGGAGGACCCGAAGGTCGCGGCGGTGTTGCGCGAGCTCGAGGAGCAGACGGTGATGATGAAGATTCTCGGCTCCTATCCGCAGGCTGTCATCTGA